Proteins from a genomic interval of Callospermophilus lateralis isolate mCalLat2 chromosome 1, mCalLat2.hap1, whole genome shotgun sequence:
- the Znf862 gene encoding zinc finger protein 862: MEPRESGKAPVTFDDITVYLLQEEWMLLSQQQKDFYGSDKLVPPLDPTVTSPELFCEFGKVSKPWPGNVQGQRSLLDHHPGKDQVGYMGEMDVQGATREGGLYVPPQKKACLGRCSVESNTIKGDWTGRSKKPLKPRSIQKSWFAQFPWLIMNEEQTALFCCACREYPSVRDKRSRLIEGYTGPFKVETLKYHAKSKAHMFCVNALAARDPIWAARFQSIRDSSSEVLASSEHLFTADYPMFYPPGPLEDFDSMANLLPSSRAELEDPGGSAANPALYLDYISDVRQKEITSDISSDINILCNDAIEFCSQDPPEEGLLEVPVVFGELPAVFEDVAVYFTREEWGLLDKWQKELYRDVMRMNYELLASLGPAAAKPDLISKLERRAAPWIRDPIGLKWGSGRSPGKKKMVAEREADAQSWAAESASLPAPPVDSYAYCPSSTCEVEAEGPRKIQRTYRPRSIQRSWFGQFPWLVIDPTETKLFCSVCRERPTLHDKSSRLVRGYTGPFKVETLKYHEVSKAHKLCVNTVAVKDDSPQAALIPEISSDLMANMEHFFNAAYSIAYHSRPLNDFEKVLQLLQSTGTVILGKYRNRTACTQFIKYISETLKKEILGDIRNSPCVSVLLDSCTDSSDQACVGIYIRYFKQMEVKESYITLAPLYSETVDGYFETIIAALDELDIPFRKPGWVVGLGTDGSTMLSCKGGLMEKFREIIPQLLPVHCVAHRLHLAVVDACGSIDLVKKCDRHIRTVFKFYQSSNKRLSELQDGAAALEQEIVRLKDLNAVRWVASKRRTLNALIVSWPALARHLQSVAEAGGQIGHRAKGMLKLMKGFHFIKFCHFLLDFLSIYRPLSEVCQKEIVLITEVNATLGRAYVALETLRHQAGPKEEEFNASFQDGQLHGVFLERMEMAEQRFQADRERMILTGLEYLRQRFDVDRPPQLKSMEVFDTMTWPSGVELAHFGNDDILSLARYFELSLPTGYSEEALLQEWLGLKATAQNLPFSMLCKNALAQHCRFPLLSRLVAVVVCVPISTSCCERGFKAMNRIRTDERTKLSNEVLNMLMMTAVNGVAVTEYDPQPAIQHWYLTSSGRRFSHVYSCARVPGGSHTSAGLKKEGIGTLHMEGPVAPKPPVPPSREPWRF, encoded by the exons ATGGAGCCCAGGGAGTCGGGGAAG GCTCCTGTGACATTTGATGATATCACTGTGTACTTGCTCCAGGAGGAATGGATgctgctgagtcagcagcagaagGACTTCTATGGTTCTGACAAGCTGGTGCCACCACTTG ACCCAACTGTTACCAGCCCTGAGCTCTTCTGTGAGTTTGGGAAAGTGTCCAAACCATGGCCAGGCAATGTCCAAGGCCAGAGGAGTCTCCTGGACCATCACCCCG GAAAAGATCAGGTGGGCTACATGGGAGAAATGGATGTGCAGGGTGCTACCAGGGAAGGTGGACTGTAcgtgccacctcagaagaaagcttGCCTTGGCCGCTGCAGTGTGGAGAGTAACACCATCAAGGGAGACTGGACAGGGAGAAGCAAGAAACCTCTGAAACCCCGATCTATCCAGAAGTCATGGTTTGCACAGTTTCCATGGTTGATCATGAATGAGGAACAGACAGCTCTGTTTTGCTGTGCCTGCAGAGAATACCCATCTGTCAGGGACAAACGGTCAAGATTAATAGAAGGTTACACAGGACCATTCAAGGTGGAGACTCTCAAATATCATGCCAAGAGCAAAGCCCATATGTTCTGTGTCAATGCCCTGGCTGCCAGGGACCCCATCTGGGCAGCCCGTTTCCAGAGCATCAGGGATAGTTCTTCAGAGGTCCTGGCCAGCTCTGAGCACCTCTTCACAGCAGATTATCCCATGTTCTACCCCCCAGGGCCTCTGGAAGACTTTGATAGTATGGCCAACCTCCTGCCAAGCTCGAGAGCAGAACTAGAGGACCCTGGAGGGAGTGCAGCAAATCCTGCATTGTATCTAGACTACATTTCAGACGTGAGACAAAAAGAAATCACCAGTGACATCTCTTCAGACATTAACATTTTGTGTAATGACGCTATTGAATTCTGCAGTCAG GACCCTCCTGAAGAGGGGCTGCTGGAGGTTCCTGTGGTGTTTGGGGAGCTCCCGGCAGTGTTTGAGGATGTGGCAGTGTATTTCACCCGGGAAGAGTGGGGCCTGCTGGACAAGTGGCAGAAGGAGCTGTACAGAGACGTGATGCGGATGAACTATGAGCTCTTGGCATCCCTGG GGCCTGCCGCTGCAAAGCCAGACTTGATCTCGAAACTGGAACGGAGAGCTGCCCCCTGGATCAGAGACCCAATCGGACTGAAGTGGGGGAGTGGTCGGTCCCCAG ggaaaaagaaaatggtAGCAGAAAGAGAGGCAGATGCACAATCCTGGGCTGCAGAATCGGCATCACTTCCAGCTCCTCCTGTGGACTCTTATGCCTACTGCCCTTCCAGCACGTGTGAGGTAGAAGCAGAAGGACCTAGGAAAATCCAGAGGACTTACCGACCCCGATCCATTCAGAGGTCGTGGTTTGGGCAGTTCCCGTGGTTAGTAATTGACCCCACAGAGACCAAGCTCTTTTGTTCAGTCTGCAGAGAGAGACCTACCCTCCATGACAAATCATCTCGGTTAGTTCGAGGCTATACTGGGCCTTTTAAGGTGGAGACTTTAAAATATCACGAAGTCAGCAAGGCACACAAACTCTGTGTCAACACTGTGGCCGTCAAAGATGACAGCCCTCAGGCTGCCCTAATCCCAGAGATCTCTAGTGACCTCATGGCCAACATGGAACACTTCTTCAATGCTGCCTACTCCATCGCATACCACTCCAGGCCCCTGAATGACTTTGAGAAGGTCCTGCAGCTCCTCCAGAGCACTGGGACTGTGATTTTAGGTAAGTATCGAAATCGCACCGCATGCACTCAGTTCATCAAGTACATCTCAGAGACTCTGAAGAAGGAGATCCTTGGTGACATCCGGAACTCTCCGTGTGTGAGTGTGTTGCTGGACAGCTGCACAGACTCCTccgaccaggcctgtgtggggatcTACATCCGTTACTTTAAGCAGATGGAAGTGAAAGAGTCATACATTACcctggcccctctctacagtgagACAGTGGATGGGTACTTTGAGACCATCATTGCTGCCCTGGATGAGCTGGACATCCCCTTCCGGAAGCCTGGCTGGGTAGTGGGCCTGGGGACTGATGGCTCCACCATGCTGAGCTGCAAAGGAGGCCTCATGGAGAAGTTCCGGGAGATCATCCCCCAGCTGTTGCCTgtccattgtgtggcccaccggcTGCACCTGGCTGTGGTGGATGCTTGTGGGAGCATTGACCTAGTGAAGAAGTGTGATAGGCACATTCGAACTGTCTTCAAGTTTTACCAGTCCTCCAACAAGAGACTGAGCGAGCTGCAGGATGGTGCGGCTGCCCTGGAGCAGGAGATCGTCCGCCTAAAGGACCTGAATGCGGTCAGGTGGGTGGCCAGCAAGAGGCGCACACTGAATGCGCTCATTGTGAGCTGGCCTGCCCTGGCGAGGCACCTCCAGAGTGTGGCAGAAGCAGGGGGCCAGATTGggcacagggccaagggcatgcTGAAGCTGATGAAGGGCTTCCATTTTATTAAATTCTGCCATTTCCTGTTGGACTTCCTTAGCATCTACAGGCCCTTGTCTGAGGTGTGCCAGAAGGAGATCGTTTTGATCACAGAGGTGAACGCCACACTGGGACGGGCCTACGTGGCACTGGAGACCCTCCGCCACCAGGCAGGACCCAAGGAGGAGGAGTTCAATGCCAGCTTCCAGGATGGGCAGCTCCATGGCGTCTTCCTGGAGAGGATGGAGATGGCAGAGCAGCGGTTCCAGGCTGACAGGGAGAGAATGATCCTGACTGGGCTCGAGTACCTCCGGCAGCGGTTTGATGTGGACCGCCCCCCTCAGCTCAAGAGCATGGAGGTATTTGACACCATGACCTGGCCCAGTGGGGTTGAACTGGCCCACTTTGGGAATGATGACATTCTCAGCCTTGCCAGGTATTTTGAGCTCTCCCTTCCTACAGGGTACAGTGAGGAagcgctgctgcaggagtggctgGGTCTAAAAGCCACTGCCCAGAACCTCCCGTTCTCCATGCTGTGTAAAAACGCCCTGGCCCAGCACTGCCGCTTCCCCTTGCTGAGCAGGCTTGTGGCTGTGGTGGTCTGTGTGCCCATCTCCACCTCCTGCTGTGAGCGGGGGTTCAAGGCCATGAACCGGATCAGGACCGACGAGAGGACCAAACTCTCCAATGAGGTGCTCAACATGCTCATGATGACAGCAGTGAACGGTGTGGCAGTCACAGAGTACGACCCCCAGCCTGCCATCCAGCACTGGTACCTGACCTCCTCAGGCCGGCGTTTCAGCCATGTCTACTCCTGCGCCCGAGTGCCAGGCGGCTCCCACACAA GTGCGGGGCTCAAGAAGGAGGGGATAGGAACACTCCACATGGAGGGCCCTGTGGCCCCGAAGCCACCCGTCCCACCCTCCAGGGAGCCCTGGAGGTTCTGA